The following are from one region of the Paenalkalicoccus suaedae genome:
- a CDS encoding alpha-amylase, with product MIKRRYLMRRWVIAMLAVLFLFPSVVVADGLNGTMMQYYEWHLENDGQHWNRLHDDAAALSDAGITAIWIPPAYKGNSQADVGYGAYDLYDLGEFNQKGTVRTKYGTKAQLERAIGTLKSNDINVYGDVVMNHKMGADFTEAVQAVQVNPSNRWQDISGAYTIDAWTGFDFPGRNNAYSDFKWRWFHFNGVDWDQRYQENHLFRFANTNWNWRVDEENGNYDYLLGSNIDFSHLEVQEELKDWGSWFTDELDLDGYRLDAIKHIPFWYTSDWVRHQRNEADQDLFVVGEYWKDDVGALEYYLDEMNWEMSLFDVPLNYNFYRASQQGGSYDMRNILRGSLVESHPMHAVTFVDNHDTQPGESLESWVADWFKPLAYATILTREGGYPNVFYGDYYGIPNDNISAKKDMIDELLDARQHYAYGTQHDYFDHWDIVGWTREGSSSRPNSGLATIMSNGPGGSKWMYVGRQHAGATWTDLTGNNGASVTINSDGWGEFFTNGGSVSVYVNQ from the coding sequence ATCATTAAAAGGAGGTATTTGATGAGAAGATGGGTAATAGCAATGTTGGCTGTGTTATTTTTATTTCCTTCAGTAGTAGTTGCAGATGGTTTGAACGGTACGATGATGCAATATTATGAATGGCATCTAGAAAACGACGGACAGCATTGGAATCGGTTGCACGATGATGCCGCAGCTTTGAGCGATGCAGGTATTACAGCTATTTGGATACCACCAGCCTACAAAGGTAATAGTCAGGCGGATGTTGGGTACGGTGCATACGATCTTTATGATTTAGGAGAGTTCAATCAAAAGGGTACTGTTCGAACGAAATACGGAACTAAGGCGCAGCTTGAACGAGCTATAGGAACCCTGAAATCTAATGACATCAATGTATACGGGGATGTTGTCATGAATCATAAAATGGGAGCTGATTTTACGGAGGCAGTGCAAGCTGTTCAAGTAAATCCTTCGAACCGTTGGCAGGACATTTCAGGTGCCTACACGATTGATGCCTGGACAGGCTTCGACTTTCCAGGGCGTAACAACGCCTATTCAGACTTTAAGTGGAGATGGTTCCATTTTAACGGTGTTGACTGGGATCAGCGCTACCAAGAAAACCACCTTTTCCGTTTTGCGAATACGAACTGGAACTGGCGAGTGGATGAAGAGAACGGTAACTATGACTACTTGTTAGGGTCGAATATTGACTTTAGCCACCTGGAGGTTCAGGAGGAATTAAAGGACTGGGGAAGCTGGTTTACTGACGAGCTAGATTTAGATGGATATCGCTTAGATGCCATTAAGCATATTCCATTCTGGTATACGTCTGATTGGGTCAGGCATCAACGCAATGAAGCAGATCAAGACTTGTTTGTCGTTGGGGAGTACTGGAAAGACGATGTTGGGGCGTTAGAATATTATCTCGACGAGATGAATTGGGAAATGTCCCTATTCGATGTTCCGCTTAATTATAATTTTTACCGGGCATCGCAACAAGGGGGAAGCTATGATATGCGTAATATCTTACGGGGATCTTTAGTAGAGTCGCATCCTATGCATGCAGTTACGTTTGTCGATAATCATGATACCCAGCCCGGTGAGTCGTTAGAATCGTGGGTCGCGGATTGGTTTAAGCCACTTGCTTATGCGACGATTTTAACGCGTGAGGGTGGTTATCCAAACGTATTTTACGGAGATTACTACGGAATTCCTAACGATAATATTTCAGCTAAAAAGGATATGATTGATGAACTGCTTGATGCTCGTCAACATTATGCCTATGGTACGCAGCATGACTATTTTGATCATTGGGATATCGTAGGATGGACAAGAGAAGGGTCATCTTCACGTCCTAATTCGGGTCTGGCTACAATTATGTCAAATGGTCCGGGGGGATCAAAGTGGATGTACGTTGGACGGCAACATGCAGGCGCAACTTGGACGGATTTGACTGGTAATAACGGAGCGTCCGTTACAATTAATAGTGATGGATGGGGCGAATTCTTTACAAATGGAGGATCCGTATCTGTTTACGTCAATCAATAA
- a CDS encoding glutamine--tRNA ligase/YqeY domain fusion protein translates to MAEHTEGAHFIKHIVTKDLSEGSYDGIITRFPPEPNGYLHIGHAKSIVLNFELADEFNGKTHLRFDDTNPLKEDKEYVDAIRKDIEWLGYDWEELRFASDYFETMYEQAVHLIKQGLAYVEDLSQEEIREYRGSLTEPGRESASRSRSVEENLDLFARMREGEFGNGEKTLRAKIDMSSPNINLRDPVIYRISHTEHHHTGDKWCIYPMYSFAHPLEDVIEGVTHSICTLEFEDQRPLYDWVVENSSLTSTPKQIEFARLNLTNTVMSKRKLKQLVDEKLVSGWDDPRMPTISGMRRRGFTPESIKRFCREIGVSKADNLVDYRMLEHFLREDLKLKAPRTMGILDPLKVVITNYPEDEVEWLPAEINPENEEMGMREIPFSREIYIEKSDFMENPPKKYFRLFPGNEVRIKHAYFIKCHDVIKDENGEVVEIHCTYDVETKSGSGFEGRKVKGTLHYVEATQAIPAEFRIYDSLIADDAKGDDFLDHVNTDSLTVMQGFVEPNMADVEGGDKFQFFRHGYFNVDPVDSTKDKLVFNRIVELKSSFKL, encoded by the coding sequence ATGGCAGAGCACACAGAAGGCGCACACTTTATTAAACATATCGTGACAAAAGATTTATCAGAAGGATCCTATGATGGCATCATCACACGTTTCCCGCCAGAGCCGAACGGTTATTTACACATCGGGCACGCAAAATCGATCGTATTGAATTTCGAATTAGCGGATGAATTCAACGGTAAAACGCACCTGCGTTTTGACGACACGAATCCTCTTAAAGAGGACAAAGAGTATGTAGATGCGATTCGTAAAGATATTGAATGGCTTGGCTATGATTGGGAAGAGCTTCGCTTTGCATCCGACTACTTTGAGACGATGTACGAGCAAGCTGTTCATTTAATTAAGCAAGGTCTTGCGTACGTAGAGGACCTTTCTCAAGAAGAGATTCGTGAATATCGCGGTTCGCTTACTGAGCCAGGGCGCGAGAGTGCATCTAGAAGCCGTAGCGTTGAGGAGAATCTTGATCTATTCGCACGTATGCGCGAAGGAGAATTCGGTAACGGCGAGAAGACACTTCGTGCCAAGATCGACATGAGCTCACCTAACATTAACTTACGGGATCCAGTCATCTACCGTATCTCTCACACGGAGCACCACCACACGGGCGACAAGTGGTGCATCTACCCAATGTACTCCTTTGCGCACCCGCTTGAGGATGTCATTGAAGGTGTCACACACTCGATCTGTACGCTCGAGTTTGAGGATCAACGCCCGCTTTACGACTGGGTGGTCGAAAATAGTAGCTTAACGTCTACACCAAAACAAATTGAGTTTGCTCGTTTAAATTTAACAAACACAGTTATGAGTAAACGTAAGCTCAAGCAGCTTGTAGATGAGAAGCTAGTATCTGGTTGGGATGACCCGCGTATGCCAACGATTTCTGGTATGCGACGTCGCGGTTTTACTCCAGAGTCTATTAAACGTTTTTGTCGCGAGATCGGCGTATCAAAAGCAGACAACCTTGTTGACTATCGTATGCTAGAGCATTTCCTTCGCGAGGATTTAAAGCTGAAAGCACCACGTACAATGGGTATTTTAGATCCGCTAAAAGTAGTGATCACGAACTATCCAGAAGATGAAGTGGAGTGGCTTCCTGCGGAGATTAATCCGGAGAATGAAGAGATGGGTATGCGCGAAATCCCATTCTCCCGTGAGATTTATATTGAGAAGAGCGACTTTATGGAGAACCCACCAAAGAAGTACTTCCGCCTCTTCCCTGGCAATGAAGTGCGCATCAAGCACGCGTACTTTATCAAGTGTCATGATGTCATCAAGGATGAGAATGGCGAAGTAGTAGAGATCCACTGTACGTATGATGTCGAGACAAAGTCAGGCTCTGGCTTTGAGGGACGTAAAGTGAAGGGAACGTTGCACTACGTAGAAGCAACGCAAGCGATCCCAGCGGAGTTCCGTATTTACGACTCACTTATTGCAGATGACGCAAAAGGTGATGATTTCCTTGATCACGTTAACACGGATTCGTTAACGGTTATGCAAGGTTTCGTTGAGCCAAACATGGCTGACGTAGAAGGCGGCGACAAATTCCAGTTCTTCCGCCATGGCTACTTCAACGTAGATCCAGTAGATAGCACAAAGGACAAGCTAGTCTTTAATCGTATTGTAGAGCTGAAGAGCTCGTTTAAATTATAA
- a CDS encoding class I SAM-dependent rRNA methyltransferase, which yields MDKTVKIKQSFEKKYRQGYPLLTEEALVSSGKLHEEGELLQVVTEDGDFIGYGYHGRQNKGVGWILTHREHEAIDQRLFDRKLIEAVGRRSAFFLDETTTAFRVFNGEGDGIGGVTIDNYAGYYVIQWYSRGVYQFKDYIVHALQTYTDCIGIYEKKRFAKKGEYVEDNDFVSGEEAPSPLIVKENGVNLAVYLNDGAMTGIFLDQREVRKMLMDHLAADRSVLNTFSYTGAFSVFAAMGGASGTTSVDVANRSLEKTSEQFRVNHLPVESQKIIVDDVFVYYKRATKREEEYDVVVVDPPSFARTKKTTFSAAKDYAKLLKETIALTRTGGTIVASTNHAGLSRKKFRSFIDQAFDEAGHTYRIVEQFRLPEDFVTLEEFPEGNYLKVYVIEKLKAKEA from the coding sequence GTGGATAAAACGGTTAAAATTAAGCAATCTTTTGAAAAAAAATATAGACAAGGCTATCCCTTATTAACAGAAGAGGCTCTTGTATCATCTGGGAAGCTACATGAAGAAGGGGAGCTCCTACAGGTTGTAACCGAGGACGGCGACTTTATCGGCTATGGCTATCATGGGAGACAAAATAAAGGTGTTGGCTGGATTTTGACGCATCGAGAGCACGAGGCCATCGACCAGCGACTCTTCGACCGTAAGCTCATTGAAGCGGTGGGTCGTCGCAGTGCTTTCTTTTTAGACGAAACAACGACAGCGTTCCGTGTGTTTAACGGAGAGGGCGATGGCATCGGTGGAGTGACGATTGATAATTACGCTGGCTACTATGTGATTCAGTGGTATAGTCGTGGTGTTTATCAATTTAAGGATTACATCGTTCATGCGCTTCAAACGTACACAGATTGTATCGGTATTTACGAGAAGAAGCGCTTTGCTAAAAAAGGCGAATATGTCGAGGACAACGACTTTGTTAGCGGAGAAGAGGCGCCGAGCCCTCTTATTGTAAAAGAGAATGGAGTAAATCTAGCTGTCTATTTAAATGATGGTGCGATGACTGGTATTTTCCTCGATCAACGAGAGGTTAGAAAGATGTTGATGGATCACTTGGCCGCAGATCGCTCGGTATTAAATACGTTCTCCTACACAGGTGCATTCTCTGTGTTTGCAGCTATGGGAGGTGCTTCGGGGACAACGAGCGTAGATGTTGCGAATCGTAGCTTAGAGAAGACGTCGGAGCAGTTCCGCGTCAATCATTTGCCTGTTGAGTCGCAAAAAATTATCGTCGATGATGTATTTGTGTACTACAAACGTGCAACGAAGCGTGAGGAAGAATACGACGTTGTCGTGGTTGATCCGCCAAGCTTTGCGAGAACGAAAAAAACAACGTTTAGTGCAGCAAAGGATTATGCTAAGCTATTAAAGGAAACAATTGCATTAACGCGTACAGGAGGCACGATCGTTGCCTCGACCAATCACGCAGGACTATCAAGAAAGAAATTTAGAAGCTTTATCGATCAAGCCTTTGACGAAGCTGGTCACACGTATCGCATCGTCGAGCAGTTCCGTTTGCCGGAGGACTTTGTCACCTTAGAAGAGTTCCCAGAAGGCAACTATTTAAAGGTTTATGTCATCGAAAAGCTAAAAGCAAAAGAAGCCTAA
- the queF gene encoding preQ(1) synthase: MSKSREEEVHLLGNQNVEYKMDYDPAILEAFENRHQGRDYFVKFNCPEFTSLCPKTGQPDFATIYISYIPGEKMVESKSLKLYLFSFRNHGDFHEDCMNTIMDDLIKLMGPRYIEVWGKFTPRGGISIDPYVNYGQPGTKYEKMAEHRMMNHDMYPETIDHR, translated from the coding sequence ATGAGCAAAAGTCGTGAGGAAGAAGTACATTTACTAGGTAACCAAAACGTTGAGTATAAAATGGACTATGATCCAGCTATCTTAGAAGCATTTGAGAATAGACACCAGGGCCGCGATTATTTCGTTAAGTTTAACTGCCCAGAGTTTACAAGCCTGTGCCCTAAAACTGGCCAGCCCGATTTTGCTACCATCTATATTAGCTATATTCCAGGCGAAAAGATGGTCGAAAGTAAGTCGCTAAAGCTTTACTTATTTAGCTTCCGCAATCACGGAGATTTCCACGAGGACTGCATGAACACAATTATGGACGACCTCATTAAGCTTATGGGACCTCGCTACATCGAAGTATGGGGTAAATTTACGCCACGCGGCGGTATTTCGATTGATCCTTACGTGAACTACGGTCAGCCTGGCACAAAGTACGAAAAAATGGCCGAGCATCGCATGATGAACCACGACATGTATCCAGAGACAATCGATCATAGATAA
- a CDS encoding DUF2157 domain-containing protein, with protein sequence MISLPARYVKWTYIIGISFMLAAIIYYFQSNWYLYPRLVQVSLITGLVFAFFVAAIMTQRISPRFVFLSSVMLTAGFISYGVALGVIGDIYHSQSQLYWLFLIWLLPTFLAAVASKQPALQLLSFALLQATILSYLTPTYETRSDWVLLLGFIVASLLSVALFYLTRKNERVQAMIPYAFFAMAHVYGLIISTRFVLESLNGFAHIYYLLLLGASFALFRRDTWIFRLTIIAGIFYIARQILSYLIDIDVALIFLLIAAGAIGVVVAGVKVLNQHSDKVIATKQASRTFILRVITVGAAAVAAGAITGFLFIVLQDISGTFLGILSAASFFTALLLRKNSDSYVQFFVLFGSFFMLATLLDFWGVLAITWIVPLIWLYLRVKDAYTRTLVFLSFNMAVVLWVSFTFNSGELAAGILTVAAGIGAIIAYKSAFRLPYLHALFIFYVYFYSLPFTVWDRGPRYFIYVSSFLLIVTALLYWHVRLKDKGGIVLTATFWFIFLFYQYVDLLWENLPATFTFALLGAIFLIAAVILDRGETIEAVRPKFTVVTIVAMVLTFGLMAVPVATSEAALRDGQSIVVAIDNPYDSYYGYNNVVYLSYPFERIDETSGATSGKPVYVGLVDEEDGRHVFDGDIRYSLDDANPDTVYLRGIDSGYGYADFGISSYRVETEDEAEIDAVELLVGSDGIAIIEGLVEAE encoded by the coding sequence ATGATTTCCTTACCAGCACGCTATGTGAAGTGGACGTACATTATTGGCATATCCTTTATGCTCGCCGCAATCATTTATTATTTTCAGTCCAATTGGTACCTGTATCCACGACTTGTGCAAGTAAGCCTCATTACAGGACTTGTTTTCGCTTTTTTCGTCGCAGCAATCATGACACAACGCATTAGCCCACGCTTTGTTTTTTTATCAAGCGTCATGCTAACGGCAGGCTTTATTAGCTATGGAGTAGCACTTGGTGTGATTGGAGATATTTATCATTCTCAGTCGCAGCTTTACTGGTTGTTCCTCATTTGGCTGTTGCCAACCTTCCTGGCAGCAGTAGCCTCCAAGCAGCCAGCACTCCAGCTTTTAAGCTTTGCTCTTTTGCAGGCAACGATCCTGTCTTATTTAACACCAACGTACGAAACACGCTCTGATTGGGTGCTCCTACTAGGGTTTATCGTGGCATCCTTATTAAGTGTTGCTCTATTTTATCTCACTCGCAAAAATGAGCGAGTGCAGGCCATGATCCCGTACGCGTTTTTTGCTATGGCGCATGTTTACGGACTGATCATCTCCACCCGCTTCGTCCTAGAGAGTTTAAATGGCTTTGCGCACATTTACTATCTCCTGCTTCTCGGAGCGTCGTTTGCCCTATTCCGACGAGATACGTGGATTTTCCGCCTTACTATTATCGCCGGAATTTTTTATATCGCGCGTCAGATTTTATCTTATTTAATTGATATCGATGTCGCGCTAATCTTCCTTCTCATTGCAGCTGGTGCTATAGGAGTTGTAGTGGCCGGCGTTAAGGTTTTAAATCAGCATAGTGATAAAGTCATTGCGACCAAACAGGCTAGCCGTACCTTTATCCTACGGGTCATCACTGTTGGAGCGGCCGCAGTGGCAGCCGGAGCAATCACAGGCTTTCTTTTCATCGTTCTCCAAGATATCTCTGGCACTTTCCTAGGTATCCTTAGTGCCGCAAGCTTTTTCACAGCCCTGCTGTTGAGAAAAAACAGTGATAGCTACGTCCAATTTTTTGTTCTCTTCGGTAGCTTTTTTATGCTAGCGACACTTCTTGATTTTTGGGGTGTCCTTGCGATCACTTGGATTGTTCCTTTAATTTGGCTCTACCTTCGCGTCAAAGATGCGTACACGCGAACGCTCGTCTTCTTATCATTTAATATGGCGGTTGTTTTGTGGGTATCATTTACGTTTAATTCTGGTGAGCTAGCAGCAGGTATCCTTACCGTCGCAGCAGGAATTGGTGCGATTATTGCCTATAAATCTGCATTCAGACTGCCCTACTTGCATGCACTCTTTATCTTTTACGTGTACTTTTATTCCTTGCCATTTACCGTTTGGGACCGAGGTCCGCGTTACTTTATTTACGTGAGCTCATTCCTGCTCATCGTGACGGCACTCCTTTACTGGCATGTGCGCTTAAAGGATAAAGGCGGTATCGTCCTAACAGCGACTTTTTGGTTTATCTTCTTATTTTATCAATACGTTGATCTGCTGTGGGAGAACCTTCCTGCGACCTTTACGTTTGCCCTTCTCGGCGCGATTTTCCTCATAGCTGCAGTGATTCTCGATCGTGGGGAAACGATTGAGGCGGTGCGACCAAAGTTTACCGTTGTGACAATAGTGGCGATGGTGCTCACGTTTGGATTAATGGCAGTGCCAGTAGCAACAAGTGAGGCTGCACTTAGAGATGGACAGTCCATTGTGGTGGCGATCGACAATCCGTATGACAGCTACTATGGATACAATAATGTTGTCTACCTCTCCTATCCGTTTGAACGGATTGATGAGACGTCAGGTGCTACTAGTGGTAAGCCTGTGTATGTCGGGCTAGTAGACGAAGAGGATGGGCGTCACGTGTTTGATGGGGATATTAGGTACTCGTTAGACGATGCAAATCCAGACACAGTCTATCTAAGAGGGATCGACTCAGGATACGGATACGCAGACTTTGGCATCTCTAGCTATCGCGTCGAAACGGAAGATGAGGCTGAAATTGATGCTGTCGAACTTCTTGTAGGGTCCGATGGGATCGCTATTATTGAAGGACTAGTTGAAGCGGAATAA
- the yidC gene encoding membrane protein insertase YidC, with protein sequence MLSSVLSITRKYRSLFLLLGAVLLLSACSMNTEPIQSDTPGLFNHFIIYPFSFLITFFADLFQGSYGISIIIMTVLLRLVLMPLMMKQYKGQLTTKHKMAQMKPDLDGLKEKYKGKTTPEDRTTMQQEMLALYKQHQFNPITSIGCLPMLIQLPLLLGFYYAIVRTPEIAQHTFLWFSLGESDMILPFIAGVIYFVQMRVSQSTLDEAQRKQMQIVSLIIPIMMLIFSLNVAAALPLYWSIGGIYLLIQTLFFRWYYREQDTEQKKALASVSS encoded by the coding sequence TTGTTATCATCTGTTTTATCCATTACCCGTAAGTATCGCTCGTTATTTTTACTACTAGGTGCAGTGCTGTTGTTATCAGCCTGCTCGATGAACACGGAGCCGATTCAGTCCGATACGCCTGGACTATTCAATCACTTCATCATTTATCCATTTTCCTTTTTGATCACGTTCTTTGCGGATCTTTTCCAAGGGAGCTATGGAATCTCGATCATTATCATGACTGTGCTACTTCGTCTTGTTTTGATGCCTTTAATGATGAAACAATATAAAGGTCAGCTTACAACGAAGCATAAGATGGCACAAATGAAGCCTGATCTAGATGGGTTAAAGGAAAAGTATAAAGGTAAAACAACTCCTGAGGATCGCACGACGATGCAACAGGAAATGCTTGCTTTATACAAGCAGCATCAGTTTAATCCCATCACGTCAATCGGCTGTTTACCAATGCTTATTCAACTGCCGTTATTGCTCGGATTTTACTATGCTATTGTTCGAACACCAGAAATTGCACAGCACACGTTTCTTTGGTTTTCGCTTGGCGAATCCGACATGATTTTGCCGTTTATCGCAGGTGTAATTTATTTCGTACAAATGCGTGTTTCGCAAAGTACACTGGATGAAGCCCAGCGTAAGCAAATGCAGATCGTGAGTCTCATTATTCCAATCATGATGCTCATCTTCTCCTTAAACGTGGCAGCTGCACTTCCGCTCTACTGGTCTATCGGAGGGATTTATCTCCTAATCCAAACGCTCTTCTTCAGATGGTATTATAGAGAACAAGACACGGAGCAGAAAAAAGCCCTCGCAAGTGTATCATCTTAA
- a CDS encoding SDR family NAD(P)-dependent oxidoreductase: protein MEDFKGKIVVVNGGTSGIGAEVVKQFAERGATVYFTGRREEKGQEVEDSANGDTHFYELDVHDRVKIAAFFDHVIEQEEQVDILFNNAGVLSVGSGPLSRVKEEDWDTLIETNQTAMYQFMKHALTHMQKQKSGTIINTAAILGNDKVNPMLPAYSGTKAAIVAMTKSTALRFARNGIRVNCISPGPTESELSIKAYGNKETFEKSSKEHPRGSYAQPHEIAACVRFLASDAASYVNGTELVVDGGYSLK, encoded by the coding sequence ATGGAGGACTTTAAAGGCAAGATTGTTGTAGTTAACGGTGGTACATCAGGAATTGGCGCAGAGGTCGTGAAGCAATTTGCGGAGCGCGGGGCAACGGTTTATTTTACCGGACGTCGCGAAGAAAAAGGGCAAGAAGTCGAGGATAGCGCAAATGGAGATACTCATTTTTATGAGTTAGATGTCCATGATCGCGTTAAAATAGCTGCGTTTTTTGATCATGTCATTGAGCAGGAAGAGCAGGTGGATATCCTGTTTAATAATGCTGGCGTGCTTTCAGTCGGTAGTGGTCCGTTATCCCGAGTTAAAGAAGAGGACTGGGATACATTGATTGAAACAAACCAAACGGCTATGTATCAATTTATGAAGCATGCGCTAACGCATATGCAAAAGCAAAAGAGTGGCACAATCATTAATACGGCTGCGATTTTAGGCAACGATAAAGTGAACCCAATGCTACCAGCCTATAGTGGCACAAAAGCGGCCATCGTTGCGATGACAAAGAGCACAGCGCTTCGATTTGCGCGTAACGGTATTCGCGTTAACTGTATTTCTCCAGGTCCTACAGAGTCAGAGCTTTCCATTAAGGCATATGGAAATAAAGAAACATTTGAAAAGTCTTCTAAAGAGCATCCGCGCGGATCATACGCGCAGCCGCACGAAATTGCAGCCTGCGTTCGCTTCCTAGCATCGGACGCTGCATCCTACGTCAATGGCACAGAGCTTGTGGTCGACGGCGGATATTCCTTAAAATAA
- a CDS encoding DUF429 domain-containing protein, with product MKTLGIDGSRNGWISAIFDDGAFVSWVNTSELPRVEADFIWIDMPIGIPDARAYPRQTEGLARKLLPGRASSVFSVPCREVLDVETYAEANELHRELTGKGLSKQSWYLFNKMIEVDKAVREGMPLCEAHPEVVLAGLAGGSMKHSKKTLEGQRERMDVMTTYSERAKEHIELGTRQFMRKDVAVDDLMDAYCLGLAASLNDLPLKRVNAREEVDRYGTAMNMVYREGGLR from the coding sequence GTGAAGACACTTGGGATTGATGGTTCTCGAAACGGATGGATAAGCGCCATTTTTGATGATGGAGCGTTTGTTAGCTGGGTGAATACTAGCGAGCTTCCTCGCGTGGAAGCGGACTTCATTTGGATTGATATGCCGATCGGAATACCGGATGCACGAGCCTATCCTCGCCAAACAGAAGGACTAGCACGAAAGCTACTTCCTGGCAGAGCCTCTAGCGTTTTTTCTGTCCCATGTCGAGAGGTATTGGACGTAGAGACCTACGCGGAGGCGAATGAGCTGCATAGAGAGCTGACGGGTAAGGGCTTGTCTAAGCAGTCTTGGTATCTTTTTAACAAGATGATTGAAGTAGACAAAGCGGTAAGAGAGGGAATGCCACTTTGTGAAGCACATCCAGAGGTAGTACTTGCAGGGTTAGCTGGTGGTTCGATGAAGCATAGTAAAAAGACGCTAGAAGGGCAGCGCGAGCGTATGGATGTGATGACGACGTATAGTGAACGTGCTAAGGAGCATATCGAGCTTGGCACAAGGCAGTTTATGCGCAAGGACGTTGCTGTAGACGATTTAATGGATGCGTACTGCTTGGGGCTAGCTGCAAGTCTTAATGATTTGCCACTAAAACGTGTCAATGCTCGTGAGGAAGTAGATCGATACGGCACGGCGATGAACATGGTGTATCGCGAAGGGGGGTTAAGGTAA
- a CDS encoding cryptochrome/photolyase family protein: MATLWILGHQCSTNQPWFNEINKEKDTILLIEARSRSTWQSYHKQKLVLIFSIMRHFKEELEDQGYKVDYRKADSFEDGITKHCNQYKTKELLVHMPSDDRMRKAINKWAKDADVEVKKKEEGGFLIERDEWKDLLPDGEKWQLDKVYRELRKRFDILLTEDKKPIGGKWSYDADNRKKPKKGTSFEEPKWVKPDKITKEVIKDVEENYGDHYGETDSFAYPVTAKQAEKALDHFIEKRLSTFGDYQDAMLVDDPFVSHSLLSSSINANLLDPLEVIKKVEQAYHDDKAPLNAVEGFIRQLLGWREYIRGVYIRLMPKYKNVNELNHKRDLPEFYWTADTKMTCMKQSVGAVVEHGYSHHIQRLMVLGNFANLAGISPQQVSDWFNEMYVDAYDWVVLPNVLGMALHADGGVMSTKPYVSSGNYINKMSHYCGDCAYNVKEKYGEDACPFHALYWDFLERHEKKFRDNPRMKMVYKHVDNRSKEDEKKQKETVKLTFERMEKGEL, translated from the coding sequence ATGGCGACTCTGTGGATACTTGGACATCAGTGCTCAACCAATCAACCGTGGTTTAACGAAATTAACAAAGAAAAAGACACCATTTTATTAATAGAAGCAAGATCTAGATCAACATGGCAATCCTACCATAAACAAAAGCTCGTCCTTATATTTTCTATCATGAGGCATTTTAAGGAAGAGCTTGAGGATCAGGGGTATAAGGTGGATTATCGCAAGGCGGATAGCTTTGAGGATGGGATCACGAAGCACTGTAACCAGTACAAGACCAAGGAGCTGCTTGTACACATGCCGTCGGATGATCGCATGCGAAAGGCGATCAATAAGTGGGCGAAGGATGCGGACGTAGAGGTAAAAAAGAAAGAAGAAGGGGGCTTTTTAATCGAGCGAGACGAGTGGAAGGATCTCCTGCCTGACGGGGAAAAGTGGCAGCTTGATAAGGTATATAGAGAGCTTCGCAAGAGATTTGATATTTTGTTAACAGAGGATAAGAAGCCCATTGGGGGCAAGTGGAGCTATGATGCGGATAATCGTAAGAAGCCGAAGAAGGGAACGTCGTTTGAGGAGCCTAAGTGGGTCAAGCCTGACAAAATCACCAAGGAAGTTATTAAAGATGTAGAAGAAAACTACGGTGATCACTACGGAGAGACAGATTCGTTTGCCTATCCGGTCACGGCTAAGCAGGCGGAAAAGGCGCTTGATCATTTTATTGAGAAAAGGCTGTCGACGTTTGGTGACTATCAGGATGCGATGCTAGTCGACGATCCGTTTGTCTCACATTCCTTGTTATCCTCGTCGATCAATGCCAATCTGCTTGATCCGTTAGAGGTGATTAAAAAGGTCGAGCAGGCTTATCACGATGATAAGGCGCCACTCAATGCAGTAGAAGGCTTTATTAGGCAACTGCTCGGGTGGAGAGAATATATTCGTGGCGTCTATATTAGGCTCATGCCTAAATATAAAAACGTGAATGAGCTTAATCATAAGCGAGATTTACCGGAGTTTTACTGGACAGCAGATACAAAGATGACGTGTATGAAGCAGTCTGTGGGGGCTGTTGTTGAGCATGGGTACAGTCACCATATTCAACGCCTGATGGTGCTTGGTAACTTCGCCAATTTAGCAGGCATTTCCCCGCAGCAGGTGTCAGACTGGTTTAACGAAATGTACGTGGACGCCTATGATTGGGTGGTATTACCGAACGTTCTTGGAATGGCCTTGCATGCAGATGGTGGCGTGATGTCTACTAAGCCTTACGTATCAAGCGGGAATTATATTAATAAGATGAGTCATTACTGTGGTGACTGTGCGTATAACGTGAAGGAGAAGTACGGAGAGGATGCCTGTCCGTTTCATGCGTTATACTGGGATTTCCTCGAGCGACACGAGAAGAAATTCCGAGATAATCCACGCATGAAAATGGTGTATAAGCACGTGGATAACCGCTCAAAGGAAGATGAGAAAAAACAGAAAGAAACAGTGAAGCTAACATTTGAGCGTATGGAGAAGGGTGAGCTTTAA